A window of Cryptomeria japonica chromosome 3, Sugi_1.0, whole genome shotgun sequence contains these coding sequences:
- the LOC131045283 gene encoding probable pectinesterase 53, which yields MQFPLEMMGKCRDEKQQTFCILVLVFLLMGLADGKTSFPFEGNSTVQQGFLKWVRRMGSLKHSIFHTAKNNFLPSFYITVDKRPGVGDYSSVQDAVDSLPLFNILRVVIKINAGTYKEKVNVVASKAFVTFEGAGADKTVIEWGDNAATPGPDGRPLGTFASASVAINSPYFIAKNITFKNTTPCPLSGAPAKQAVAFRISADTAAFLGCKFLSWQDTLYDHLGRHYFKDCYIEGSVDFIFGNGLSLYEGCHLHAISNALGALTAQKRSSLLEETGFSFVKCKVTGSGVLYLGRAWGTFSRVVFAYTYMDKIIVPKGWYDWGDRTRDLTVFYGQYKCSGGGASFAGRVSWSRELTDDEAKPFIALSFIDGEEWINL from the exons ATGCAGTTTCCTCTTGAGATGATGGGAAAGTGCAGAGATGAGAAGCAGCAGACTTTTTGCATTCTCGTGTTAGTGTTTCTGCTCATGGGTTTGGCGGATGGTAAGACtagttttccttttgagggaaactCAACAGTGCAGCAGGGGTTCCTCAAGTGGGTAAGGCGAATGGGCAGCCTGAAGCATTCCATCTTTCATACAGCCAAGAATAATTTCCTGCCTTCCTTTTATATCACTGTAGATAAGAGGCCTGGCGTCGGTGATTATTCCTCCGTGCAGGACGCTGTGGATTCATTGCCCTTATTCAACATTCTGCGTGTCGTAATTAAGATCAATGCCGGCACTTATAA GGAGAAAGTAAACGTCGTGGCAAGCAAGGCATTTGTAACATTTGAAGGCGCGGGGGCAGATAAGACAGTGATAGAGTGGGGAGATAATGCAGCCACGCCTGGACCTGATGGACGCCCCCTCGGTACTTTCGCATCTGCTTCTGTTGCCATCAATTCTCCTTACTTCATTGCCAAAAACATCACCTTCAAG AACACAACTCCGTGTCCTCTGTCTGGTGCACCGGCCAAGCAGGCAGTGGCATTCAGAATATCGGCTGATACAGCTGCTTTTTTAGGCTGCAAATTTCTAAGTTGGCAAGACACGCTGTATGACCACCTTGGAAGACATTATTTCAAGGACTGTTATATTGAAGGCTCTGTCGACTTCATTTTCGGGAATGGTCTCTCACTTTACGAG GGATGTCACCTGCACGCCATTTCAAACGCATTAGGAGCGTTGACAGCACAAAAAAGGAGTAGTTTACTGGAGGAAACAGGCTTCTCTTTCGTGAAATGCAAAGTGACCGGATCGGGAGTTCTATACCTGGGTAGAGCCTGGGGAACTTTTTCCCGAGTAGTGTTTGCCTACACATACATGGACAAAATCATTGTTCCCAAGGGCTGGTACGACTGGGGCGACCGAACCAGAGATTT AACTGTGTTTTATGGGCAATACAAGTGCAGTGGAGGTGGAGCAAGCTTTGCAGGCAGAGTTTCATGGAGTAGAGAGCTCACTGATGACGAAGCAAAGCCCTTCATTGCTCTCAGTTTCATCGACGGCGAGGAATGGATAAACCTCTGA